One Gammaproteobacteria bacterium genomic window carries:
- a CDS encoding DUF2845 domain-containing protein encodes MRCKLTTLLFLAMSLPSPLFADAMTCGQSLVQQGDTEYQVEQKCGKPTSREMNRWIYDRSSEQFVYELTFEAGQVTHIVSRSRE; translated from the coding sequence ATGAGATGCAAACTGACGACATTGCTGTTTCTGGCGATGAGTTTGCCGTCGCCCTTGTTTGCCGACGCCATGACCTGCGGGCAGTCGCTGGTGCAGCAGGGTGACACCGAATACCAGGTCGAGCAGAAGTGCGGAAAGCCGACGAGCAGGGAGATGAATCGCTGGATCTATGATCGCAGTTCGGAGCAGTTTGTCTACGAGCTCACGTTCGAGGCGGGGCAAGTGACCCACATCGTTTCGCGGTCGCGCGAGTAA